The Lates calcarifer isolate ASB-BC8 unplaced genomic scaffold, TLL_Latcal_v3 _unitig_4112_quiver_405, whole genome shotgun sequence genome has a segment encoding these proteins:
- the cunh6orf47 gene encoding uncharacterized protein C6orf47 homolog: protein MTAAVGRAFGWVRSWGSSYVSENTTTDIAEGQKQGYGSWSLRGWTSWIWGGWRRKSDESSPVEEYWEAQEKLQPVEIEDLCAAKQEVVVHSEQASRWWNKYLPTSYLVWPRKTQPSKRQRKRDGLSGDDIDGDFSEYRTPPPSPTPPSQLTSPFRFFADSWMLEILPEHYEICFNFLRHLFDLFVVGFLWTVSPPAKLILEVLGVQGPLRLWFHGMAMFFVSTVGMAGLLWLIQEYLPQFALIYGIIQAVVISVSVRQSVIIGMEEEEGKVEEGKETDEMTDSREHKEKHVCVSVKDKVKTS from the coding sequence ATGACAGCTGCGGTAGGAAGAGCGTTTGGGTGGGTGCGCTCATGGGGCAGCAGTTACGTGTCAGAGAATACCACAACGGATATAGCCGAGGGCCAGAAGCAAGGCTATGGCAGTTGGAGTCTCAGGGGGTGGACGTCTTGGATCTGGGGAGGGTGGAGACGTAAAAGTGATGAAAGTAGTCCAGTAGAGGAGTATTGGGAGGCGCAGGAGAAGCTTCAGCCCGTGGAAATTGAAGATCTCTGTGCAGCGAAACAAGAGGTCGTGGTACATTCAGAACAAGCTTCTAGATGGTGGAATAAATATCTCCCAACTTCTTACCTTGTGTGGCCAAGAAAAACGCAGCCAAGCAAAAGACAAAGGAAACGTGACGGTCTGAGCGGAGATGATATTGATGGCGACTTTTCTGAGTATAGAacacctcctccatctcctaCACCTCCTTCTCAGCTGACATCTCCTTTTCGATTCTTCGCGGACAGCTGGATGTTGGAAATCCTACCGGAGCACTACGAGATCTGTTTCAACTTCCTCCGCCACTTATTTGACCTGTTTGTTGTTGGCTTCCTGTGGACTGTGTCTCCTCCTGCCAAGCTGATCCTGGAAGTGTTGGGGGTCCAGGGACCACTGAGGCTGTGGTTTCATGGTATGGCCATGTTTTTTGTGTCCACAGTTGGAATGGCCGGATTACTCTGGTTGATCCAGGAGTATCTCCCTCAGTTTGCTTTGATCTATGGCATCATTCAGGCCGTGGTGATCTCTGTCAGTGTCCGACAGAGTGTGATAATCGGcatggaggaagaagaaggaaaggTCGAGGAGGGAAAGGAGACTGATGAAATGACAGACAGCAGGgaacataaagaaaaacatgtgtgtgtgtctgtgaaggaCAAGGTGAAGACAAGTTAA